Part of the Brevibacillus brevis genome is shown below.
CAGATTGTAAGAACCCTTGAATTACAAGGGCTTTTCTTATTCGCATTCGTTTGTATCTATGCTGATTTTTGGGCTTCCAAGAAAAATGCCTATGCAGTCCAAACAAAATACCAGCCTTAGTGCAAGCTACCTTGCTTTATTCAAAACAAAGATCGATGAACACCGGTGAGCCCTGCATCCCACTATTCGTCCAGTTCCGGAATTTCACCGTTCCCGTCCAACTTGTATTTCAAGTTCGATGTCGTGGATGGGAGATCACCCTTTCCCACTTCTAAAGAGAGGTTTATTGTATGAATCTAAGGCGGCTGCTAAAATACCCTATTACTAGTGAAAGATTTAGGAGGACAACTGATGTTCGAGTAAAACCTCCTTTCCTTTTATGCCTTTCTTTCATAGGGATGAAAGGACCAATACTGTCTGTAAGAAAGCCACTTCAACTTTACGCGCGAAGAGAGGAATAGGTGAAACATTTTGAAAGCGAATCGGATGGAAGCGTTTAGCGATGGCGTGTTGGCGATTATTATTACGATCATGGTCCTGGAACTTAAAGTGCCTGAAGGCCATGACTGGTATGCGCTGATCGAGCTTGGCCCCAAAATTTTAAGCTACATCTTCAGTTTTGTATATATCGGCATCTACTGGAACAATCATCATCATCTACTGCACATGGTTCGAACGATGAACGGGCGTTTAATGTGGCTCAACTTGCTGCTTCTTTTCTGGTTATCCCTTGTGCCGTTCACAACAGCTTGGATGGGGGAAAGCTATTTTGCAGCCACACCAACGGCGCTGTACGGTATTATTTTGCTACTTGCGGCGTTCTCGTACTGGCTTCTTCAGCGCGCGATTATTAGCCAGCATCCCGGAGATTCCTCATTTGTTCTGGCGATGGGCAGAAACTTGAAGGGGAAATTATCTCCCGTGCTCTACTTGATCGCGGCCTTGACCGCATATGTGAGTCCATGGATATCCGGCTTCTTTTTCCTCCTTGTTGCAGTAGTCTGGTTCTTACCGGATAAGCGAATCGAGCATGCCCTGCGAGGCCATCAAAATTGAACAAGTTGTTCGAGCCCCGAAGCAGTAACCTTTACGTTTTCCCCGACATTGTACTGTGTTTTATCTGTCTGAATACCCCCGATCGGTCGTTGGGTTGTGGTGAAATGTGCGACACCTGCACGCCGATCCGGGCAGGACGGAAGGAATCGGAACACCCTTACCTCCTCACATTTCAGCGACCTTTGCCAGAAAATATCCCGTGTAGCGACAACGGTTCACATTACCACGCAAAATGCCGACGGAGACTTAAAGTGAAATATGAAATTGCTTGGCGATCTTTTCCCCTTCCTTAATGCCCAAAAAGTCCCTATGAAGATTGTAAGGAGCTAAGGCTTGTTCCCTACGACTCAAAGTGCCTGTTGTGCCGTAACGTGTCGTTGAAACTCCGTTAGGAAAGACTCCCGTTCTTGGAGGAATCCAACCTGAATCCACGGCATAGGCAACAAACCCCTTTAACAATAGACAAGCTGATAACCAAATCCGTTTGCGTTCCCGGTCGATTCGGTCGGAAATTCCCGACTGGATACAGCCACATCGGGCCGGATCATCTCCTACGAAAGCACTAACAGAAAAAAATTGATTTCTCAAGGCTTTTTTCACTTTCTGTATGGAGCGGGTGATGGGAATCGAACCCACGCTACTAGCTTGGGAAGCTAAAATTTGGTGCTTATTATATCCGAGCCAATCTTAAAAACCCTTGATTATCAAGGGTTTTTCTCGTTCGCATCCGTTCGTATCCGTGTGAATTTTTGTGGTTCCAAGTAAAGCTCGTCCCCAAACCGTCCCCCGTCCGTCAGCGCTGGCCAAACAAAAAGCCCGCCTTGTGGCGAGCTAACTTGCTTTATGCAAGACAAAATCTACGAACACCGGCGACCGTAGCATCCCGCTCTTGGTCCAGTTCCGAAACTTCACCGTCGCCTGCAGCCTCGGCTCCAGGTAGACGAAGTTTTTATCCTCACCGCTCACCAACTGACTACACACTCGACGGAATGCCTGCTTGTGGATTGGAGGCACACCCAATTCAATCACACCAGCCGGCCGGAGTCGCCCGTTCATACCCATCACGGAGGCGATCCAACCGAAGTCCTCTTTCCGATACCCGCTGATATACACGTCCGCATACTGGTAATTGATCACCTTCACCCAGTCCGCCGATCGCTTCTCGATGTACGTACTTTCCTTCCGCTTGCAGACGATGCCCTCCTGGCCCTGCTGTTTGATGGCCTCGAACAATGCGGTACCTTCTTTCTCGACGAATTGGATCTTGTCAATGTGTGGCGTATCCGGAACGACGGAGTCCAGGATCTCCTTTCGCTCCAGCAAGGGTAGCCCTCGCAGACCCTTGCCGTCGTAGTGCAGAATATCGAACACCATAAGGCCGACTGGTTGCCTTTTTGCCGCTGCTGCGATCCGCGAAGTTCCTTTGGTATGGAACCGGCTCATCATCAGTTCGAAGTCGATCTGATCGTTCTGATCGATGCAGTAGACCTCGCCATCCAGAATAACATCCTGGTTGATCGGCAGGATGTGCAGCTCTGGATACTGTGCTGAGCATTCGTTGTGATGCCGAGTGTACAGCGTAGTTGCTCTGCCCATCTTGCTCAAAATCAGCCTGTGCCCATCGATTTTGGGCTCGTATATGAATCGGCCGTCGTCAAACGGTGTTTCTTGTTGCTCCAATAGCATAGGTTCTAGGAACATTAACATCACCTTATGCCATTGTAGCAATCGATTCATCCTGCAAGGTTGGGAATGGCTGGGTGCCTGTTGAGCAAAATTTAAAGTGAGAATCTCTTACAAATTTTCCTACTCCAGAAAATCCCACCCTGCTTCCGAGGCGGTATGAAGGAACCTTCCACGAAATTAATTACCTATCGCTCTTGGAACAGCGGTTGAAACCATTCCTCTCAAGGGGATCTCGCCCAACAAATCGGGCCCTCCAATTAAATTCATGATTGGGAAGGGTAAGCTTGTTTGCTTCGAATTCTACCGATTATCAACAGTAAAATAAAACTTTACTCAAGATGAACGACTCTGAACTAAATGTCGTCCTCACCCTTATAGGAAAAATTAGCACCAATTTTACAAGCAGATTTGATAAATTTTGCAGAAAATTTTATTTTTAAGTTGTGCCCACCGTTACTTCCAGTTTATAGAAAATGTATTATATTATGGTATTCGTTAGTGATCATACACCGTTTAATTTTGTTGTGAAATAGAAAAATGAGGTGATTATATTGAAAAAGATTAGGAATTGGATCATTGGAGTTGCTCTTACTTCAATTGCATTGACCGTTTTTTTTCAATTCAAAGACTTACCTGGCAATATGGGAGCGCTTCTTACAGTTAAAGAATTAATCAATAAACACAACAAAGAATCAAATGAACTGATAAATGAAGGCGCTGAAAACCATACCAATATCCAGTTTGCAGAAGGTAAGTATTTTGTTGATGTTAATAAAAATGTCACTACAAGTGAAGGGAAAAAGCGCGTAAATCACTACGAATATGTTCTAGTATACGAAGATTTGAAATGGAAAGTAATCAGCGAGAGATTAACATACACAGATGAATAAACTATTATTGAAAATAAAATATTGTAATATTTTCCATATAGTTGCAATATAAAGTCGATTCAAATATATGGAAAATATAGGAGTGGATTTCTTGTGAAAAAAGCAAAGTTTGCCTTATTCGCTGCTCTGTCATTAACCATTGGTTTTAGTGCAGTCTCATCAGAAGCTCTAGCTGCAAAGGTTGAAATTAGTAATACCAAGACAAATTCAGAGATTAAAACCACATTAGACAATTACTTCAAAGAAAGGGAGAACTCAATTAATAATGGAGATATAACTAGTCTTCCTTTCGATAAAAATGATGAAACATATATTTACTTCAAGTATATAAGGGAAGTTGATAATTTCGAAATCTCTGATTACAGGATATCATATGATATAAAAAAGATTACTGAGAATGAAAATGATATCGAGGTAGACATTTATCTTACTCAAGAATTTGTTATCAATGGCTCTATTGACTCGGGATTTGCAGATGATGTAACAATTACTCTTAAAAAATCAAGTACAGTCGGGAAAAGAGCTAGTTACTCTGCAAGTGAATCCTCCGAAAATTTAATGATTGAAAAAATGTCATCTGAAACTTTGGAAACAGATTCAAGCAGTGATGATGTCATCAAAAAAGGAAAAAAATGAAAACTAAGTTAAACCAAAAAAATACAAAAAAGCAGCTCCAAAATAATGCACCCAAAGCTACACTGGCATCTTATTCATATGACGGATCAGATGCAGCTTCCTATGCTTTAGACTATGCTCTGACCCCAAATCCTGACTATTATTATTGGAACAACGATTGCACCAACTTCGTTTCACAGGCTTTAAATTATGGTGGAATACCTGAAAGGGGTACTACTTCTGGAAATTATAAGAAATGGTACTACCGTGATAGATGGGATGTATCTACAAGCTGGATTAATGTAGATGATTTCTACGATGTACTTACAAACTCATATACAATCTTTGCCTCCGAAGTGGACTACGCTAGCGACCTTAGTTTAGGTGATGTCGTACAATATGACATTGATAGCGATGGAGACTGGAATCATACTGCTATTGTAACGAAAATTTACAATAACGGTCGTTACGATACACCGCTTGTCTCCTATCATTCATCTAACAAAAAAAATGTTGCTTGGGATTATTTTGTTTCAAAATACGATGAATGTGATTACAGATTGATTGATGTTCATGAATAATTCGTTACCAATAGGCTAACTTCATGGACAGATAGTAAAGTTAAACCCGTCTCTTTAATTAAAGGGACGGGTTAGCTATTTGATGATTGCATACGAATAAAACATTTACCGCTGTTTTACTGCAAAAGGACAAAAAGAAAAGCGTCCCTTCGAGTCTGTAAAATAACTTGTGTAAACTCTCAACCTCTAAACTACAATTAGTATTAGAAAGGTTGGGAGATTTTTATGATGTCAAAAGAGCAGATCAAGCAGTGGATCAAGGAGAAAAACATGAAGTCAGTGGACGATGTTCAGTCAGCGTTAAAGGATCTATTCGCAGACACGATCCAGGAATGCTGGAAGCTGAAATCGAGTCCTCTCTTGGATACGCTAAGCATGACATGAAAAACAAGCGGACAACCAACAGCCGAAATGGATACAGCAAGAAAACTGTCCGTTCCGAATACGGGGATGTTGACATCCAAGTCCCTCGAGATCTAGACGGTGATTTTGAGCCGAACATTGTAAAGAAACATCAATCCAATGTGACAGGGATCGAAGATCAGATTCTTGCCCTCTATGCCAAAGGCGTATCCACACGCGATATCCACGACCATCTGCAGCAGTTCTATGGCATCGACGTCTCACCAACGCTCATATCGAATGTAACGAATAAGATTGTGCCGATGATCAAAGAGTGGCAAAACCGCCCCTTGCAAGCGGTTTATGCTGTTGTTTTCCTTGACGCCATTCACTTTAAGGTAAAACAGGACGGAGCTATCGTCAATAAAGCCGCCTATATGGTAATTGGTATTGACCTTGACGGTCATAAAGATGTGCTTGGGATATGGATTGGGGAGAACGAATCGGCGAAATTCTGGCTGCATGTACTCAATGAACTGAAAAATCGTGGGGTCCAGGATATTCTCATCACAAGCGTCGATAACCTTCGTGGTTTTACAGAAGCCATTTCAGCATGTTATCCGAAGACGGAGATTCAGAAATGTGTCATCCATCAAATTCGAAATTCCATAAAGTACGTTTCCTATAAGGATCTAACAAAGATTACGTCCGAGCTGAAACCCATTTATAAAGCTCCAACGGAGCAAGCCGCGTTAGAAGAGCTCGAGCAGTTTGA
Proteins encoded:
- a CDS encoding amidase domain-containing protein, yielding MKTKLNQKNTKKQLQNNAPKATLASYSYDGSDAASYALDYALTPNPDYYYWNNDCTNFVSQALNYGGIPERGTTSGNYKKWYYRDRWDVSTSWINVDDFYDVLTNSYTIFASEVDYASDLSLGDVVQYDIDSDGDWNHTAIVTKIYNNGRYDTPLVSYHSSNKKNVAWDYFVSKYDECDYRLIDVHE
- a CDS encoding RNA ligase family protein, producing the protein MFLEPMLLEQQETPFDDGRFIYEPKIDGHRLILSKMGRATTLYTRHHNECSAQYPELHILPINQDVILDGEVYCIDQNDQIDFELMMSRFHTKGTSRIAAAAKRQPVGLMVFDILHYDGKGLRGLPLLERKEILDSVVPDTPHIDKIQFVEKEGTALFEAIKQQGQEGIVCKRKESTYIEKRSADWVKVINYQYADVYISGYRKEDFGWIASVMGMNGRLRPAGVIELGVPPIHKQAFRRVCSQLVSGEDKNFVYLEPRLQATVKFRNWTKSGMLRSPVFVDFVLHKAS
- a CDS encoding TMEM175 family protein, which gives rise to MKANRMEAFSDGVLAIIITIMVLELKVPEGHDWYALIELGPKILSYIFSFVYIGIYWNNHHHLLHMVRTMNGRLMWLNLLLLFWLSLVPFTTAWMGESYFAATPTALYGIILLLAAFSYWLLQRAIISQHPGDSSFVLAMGRNLKGKLSPVLYLIAALTAYVSPWISGFFFLLVAVVWFLPDKRIEHALRGHQN